From the Mangifera indica cultivar Alphonso chromosome 10, CATAS_Mindica_2.1, whole genome shotgun sequence genome, one window contains:
- the LOC123226955 gene encoding 40S ribosomal protein S16-like has product MATAAPVESVQCFGRKKTAVAVTYCKRGRGLIKINGCPIELVEPEILRFKAYEPILLLGRHRFAGVDIRIRVKGGGHTSQIYAIRQSIAKALVAFYQKYVDEQSKKEIKDILVRYDRTLLVADPRRCEPKKFGGRGARARFQKSYR; this is encoded by the coding sequence ATGGCAACCGCAGCCCCTGTGGAGTCGGTGCAATGTTTTGGCCGCAAGAAGACAGCTGTCGCCGTCACATACTGCAAGCGCGGCCGCGGTCTTATCAAGATCAATGGCTGCCCAATCGAGTTAGTGGAGCCTGAGATCCTCCGCTTCAAAGCCTACGAGCCAATCCTCTTACTCGGAAGACACCGTTTCGCTGGTGTCGACATCAGGATTCGCGTGAAGGGAGGAGGACATACTTCGCAGATCTATGCGATCAGACAGAGCATTGCTAAGGCGCTCGTGGCATTTTACCAGAAGTACGTGGACGAGCAGAGCAAGAAGGAGATCAAGGACATTCTTGTGAGGTATGATAGGACCTTGCTGGTGGCGGATCCCAGACGGTGCGAGCCCAAGAAGTTTGGTGGTCGTGGTGCCAGAGCTAGGTTCCAGAAGAGTTACCGTTGA